The proteins below come from a single Zea mays cultivar B73 chromosome 8, Zm-B73-REFERENCE-NAM-5.0, whole genome shotgun sequence genomic window:
- the LOC100502354 gene encoding uncharacterized protein LOC100502354, with protein MSTGACRVAPGAVVKPVPALLGATCGTRACGGRRGGGGYAAVRRPCGAAGSPAHRRAAPPRRAGVQVRASGPAPHPLPHGRVPPPPRRTRGDRRRRRPRRWAHARLLRHGRLR; from the coding sequence ATGTCCACGGGGGCGTGTAGGGTGGCGCCGGGCGCCGTGGTGAAGCCAGTGCCGGCATTGCTGGGGGCCACCTGCGGGACACGTGCCTGTGGTGGTCGGCGCGGAGGGGGAGGATACGCAGCGGTTCGTCGTCCCTGCGGAGCTGCTGGGTCGCCCGCCCATCGTCGAGCTGCTCCACCGCGCCGCGCAGGAGTACAAGTACGCGCGTCGGGGCCCGCTCCGCATCCCCTTCCCCATGGTCGCGTTCCACCACCTCCTCGGCGCACTCGTGgggaccgccgccgccgccggccccgACGATGGGCTCATGCTCGCTTGCTTCGCCATGGTCGTCTGAGATGA